In the Drosophila biarmipes strain raj3 chromosome X, RU_DBia_V1.1, whole genome shotgun sequence genome, one interval contains:
- the LOC108023508 gene encoding synaptic vesicle glycoprotein 2B, which produces MVEGDSAKGKSESYNVEAGLQPNYNQSAASNQASNHPTGQVIAPATGNATSHIDNRAIIQPYSLGTGAKQPEYQFAADNRGYEPDSHASNGKQQDVERDAPDHGGHGGHGPPGNGGGKPGKGGKGRKKSVPLPEPTTPIVANFERAIELCGYGKFHYILLAICGLVSTSEEMDVISMSFILPSAECDLKLNTETKGWLNSIIFIGMMVGAYFWGSIADSFGRKKVLIVISFMNAFCIVASSFSQSYSFFMLFRFLNGAALGGSGPVIWSYFAEFQPKAKRGSMLSFMAAFWTFGNLFVASLAWLIIPHSIGIESTHFSYNSWRIFLLVCSLPSFLVGFLLFYLPESPKFLLTRGKKDRALAIFRGIFVTNTKRRPDEYMVYDLEVDEKLLESNGSVQNKYSRMISGMVDHSRALFKSPILRFTIVSITINFTFHIGYYGLLMWFPELFNRFEEYESAFPGKSAGVCEVTDFVVKRGEVEITEGKCRADIPSSVFMESLISLASALPANLMAILGMDMLGRKFFLIAGTMTAGICSALMYFVRSSVQNLVVSAIFSGAISAANAALDCLITEVFPTKLRATGVAISMVAARLGGIIGNIVIAQLLDNYCPSPTFIVSGLLIGGGLMCLLLPNTTRKELN; this is translated from the exons ATGGTAGAAGGTGATTCCGCAAAGGGCAAAAGCGAAT CCTATAATGTAGAAGCTGGACTACAACCGAACTACAACCAGAGCGCAGCAAGCAACCAAGCAAGCAACCATCCCACTGGCCAGGTCATCGCCCCAGCCACCGGAAACGCGACCTCGCACATCGACAACCGAGCGATCATCCAGCCGTACTCCTTGGGCACCGGAGCCAAGCAGCCGGAGTATCAGTTTGCGGCGGACAATCGCGGCTACGAGCCCGACAGCCATGCCAGCAATGGCAAGCAGCAGGACGTAGAGCGGGACGCCCCCGACCACGGGGGTCACGGGGGTCATGGGCCACCCGGCAACGGCGGCGGCAAGCCGGGCAAGGGGGGCAAGGGCCGCAAGAAGTCCGTCCCCCTGCCGGAGCCCACCACCCCGATAGTGGCCAACTTCGAGAGGGCCATCGAGCTGTGCGGCTATGGCAAGTTCCACTACATACTGCTGGCCATCTGCGGACTGGTCAGCACCTCGGAGGAGATGGACGTCATCTCGATGTCCTTCATCCTGCCGTCGGCGGAGTGTGACCTGAAGCTGAACACGGAGACCAAGGGCTGGCTGAACTCGATCATCTTCATCGGCATGATGGTGGGCGCCTACTTCTGGGGCAGCATCGCCGACAGCTTCGGCCGCAAGAAGGTCCTCATCGTCATCTCGTTCATGAACGCCTTCTGCATCGTCGCCTCGTCCTTCTCGCAGTCGTACAGCTTCTTCATGCTCTTCCGGTTCCTCAATGGTGCAGC CTTGGGCGGCAGTGGTCCTGTGATCTGGTCGTACTTCGCCGAGTTCCAGCCGAAGGCGAAGCGCGGCTCCATGCTGAGCTTCATGGCCGCCTTCTGGACGTTCGGCAACCTGTTCGTGGCCAGCCTGGCCTGGCTGATCATCCCGCATTCGATCGGCATCGAGTCGACCCACTTTAGTTACAACTCGTGGAGGATCTTCCTGCTGGTCTGCTCACTGCCCTCGTTCCTGGTGGGGTTCCTGCTCTTCTACCTGCCGGAGTCCCCGAAATTCCTGCTGACGCGCGGCAAGAAGGATCGTGCCCTGGCCATTTTCCGTGGCATCTTCGTGACGAACACGAAGCGCCGGCCGGACGAGTACATGGTCTACGACCTGGAGGTCGACGAGAAGCTGCTGGAGAGCAATGGCAGTGTGCAGAACAAGTACAGCCGCATGATCAGCGGGATGGTCGACCACAGTCGCGCCCTATTCAAGTCGCCCATTCTGCGGTTCACCATCGTCTCGATCACGATCAACTTTACATTCCACATTGGCTACTACGGCCTGTTGATGTGGTTCCCGGAGCTCTTCAACCGCTTCGAGGAGTACGAGAGCGCCTTCCCGGGCAAGTCGGCGGGCGTGTGTGAAGTCACCGATTTCGTGGTCAAGCGAGGCGAGGTGGAAATCACCGAAGGCAAGTGCAGGGCGGATATACCGTCGTCGGTGTTCATGGAGTCCCTGATATCGCTGGCCTCCGCCCTGCCGGCCAACCTGATGGCCATCCTGGGCATGGACATGCTGGGCAGGAAGTTCTTCCTGATCGCCGGCACCATGACCGCCGGCATCTGCTCGGCGCTGATGTACTTCGTGCGCAGCTCCGTCCAGAACCTGGTCGTCTCGGCCATCTTCAGCGGCGCCATCTCGGCGGCCAATGCGGCCCTCGACTGCCTCATCACCGAAGTATTCCCCACCAAGCTGCGGGCCACCGGCGTGGCCATCTCCATGGTGGCCGCCCGCCTGGGCGGCATCATCGGCAACATCGTGATCGCCCAGCTGCTGGACAACTACTGTCCGTCGCCCACGTTCATCGTGTCGGGCCTGCTCATCGGCGGCGGCCTCATGTGCCTCCTGCTGCCCAACACGACGCGCAAGGAACTCAACTAA
- the LOC108023485 gene encoding uncharacterized protein LOC108023485 produces the protein MESEQQEVGGGSAPLCRICITTHHQHNNTATTTASTVSTANLPMIPIFGEDALWQKITTLANVKISKNDTLPQQVCVGCAKTAISACVFKKKCEEADSFYRQQLRLQKIEGADSLETSAAAEQAKSSGCSSGSGSSSASGSSSTSSSSSSDDEDEDNDQDQANDNEEGAGEAHKRLQNGHGHQAINGHRGDEVPEEMDEHHEPGNNDAEPDEGHHRNGLELADDAHPEDEDDVEEINHLSHHNDDGEITGVHPKEPFNFNSIRLMQEYMQHQMNKFPNGSATGPPGQDMELDLDHRHHLHHDGDGDDDDDEDMSLPLIPEIELITPGDEAPADPSNPNDLVNGVAGVGVVQGMRGPGFQCPHCYQIFEMKQILKAHMQSVHGAPGPVYECSNCRKTYFYKRFLEKHIRRGRCVKKRRNQTRPMQCSDCHVLFPTGHHLGWHKRTGCPSKAAKMPLQQLFKQNIVQFNNFPKRIAAGGGARKPTAPDLHINNRKLGLANKRKGRTRIKLDAKKIALAKQLILREATTTVIANELNISRTFAWRLRKSLVNGVSLHERVVDPSQEEQHLQQQLQQQQQHNHQQLHLQQQQQEEQQQAAAAAAAEREREHHHLSLPYNHLGLGLIKEERQDSEDEEEQQQQLHHSHHQLGLVDECGAEEIGAEETAGYMGDEDAVCGLLHNGYDPDPDSEPIEHDPFEGTDNNDHHSNGRRPSSVSPAPPPLAPPSMGSSGGVGVPVPVQVHAAAARTDVEVYKRLLAESQHFPHIVNAQQLQMQQQHREREREQRDRELEQLQQQKVHNGGMPMLTRYPPAVMHALPVNLSLRSMPHMNSNESNGSSSSNTAAPLPVPGSSGATPTATPTGKKPRKPNVFIDDEKYAMAKLLVAQNSSTMEIARALNVSQMTAWKVRDAILKGVPLSYRNKRSDGRHSEELSAKEQQQQQQQQHQQQQEQQQRQQQEMQRQQQQQMEQMELIKQQRQQQELLLQQQQQQQQQHQQQQQQMRHHTPAETSHYQQQQSPPKMLHPRRRLKAAERELRDKEITREILELIKEDSNIQYWKVSARLAEKGINISPSSVCQKLKSMGIHRRWKPGDKPPMLAISQLKAATVAAAAAAAAGLAGVGGVVPGSAALAGSSFGLADDGYEQQQFDMGGPHFLSAFTR, from the exons ATGGAGAGCGAGCAGCAGGAGGTTGGGGGCGGAAGTGCACCGTTATGTCGCATCTGCATCACCACCCACCACCAGCACAACAACACCGCCACCACCACAGCGTCCACAGTGTCCACAGCCAACCTGCCAATGATACCCATCTTCGGCGAGGATGCGCTCTGGCAGAAGATTACCACGTTGGCCAACGTCAAG ATCAGCAAAAACGACACGCTCCCGCAACAGGTGTGCGTCGGCTGTGCCAAGACAGCCATATCGGCCTGCGTGTTCAAGAAGAAGTGCGAGGAGGCGGACAGCTTCTATCGCCAGCAACTGAGGCTCCAAAAAATCGAGGGCGCGGATTCGCTGGAGACGAGCGCCGCCGCCGAACAGGCCAAGAGCAGCGGCtgcagcagtggcagcgggagcagcagcgccagcggcagcagctccaccagcagcagttcctcctccgacgacgaggacgaggacaaCGACCAGGACCAGGCTAACGACAATGAAGAGGGCGCTGGAGAGGCACACAAGCGGCTGCAGAACGGCCATGGCCACCAGGCAATTAATGGCCATCGGGGAGACGAGGTCCCGGAGGAGATGGACGAGCATCACGAACCAGGCAACAACGATGCGGAGCCGGATGAGGGTCACCATCGAAATGGGCTCGAGTTGGCAGATGATGCCCATCCCGAAGATGAGGATGATGTGGAGGAGATTAATCACCTGAGCCACCATAACGACGATGGCGAAATAACCGGCGTGCACCCCAAGGAGCCGTTCAACTTCAACTCGATTCGCCTGATGCAGGAGTATATGCAGCATCAGATGAACAAGTTCCCCAATGGCTCCGCCACCGGTCCACCGGGTCAGGATATGGAGCTCGATCTCGACCACCGGCACCACCTCCACcacgatggcgatggcgacgatgatgatgatgaggatATGTCGCTGCCCCTGATACCCGAAATAGAGTTGATCACGCCGGGCGACGAGGCGCCAGCGGATCCCTCGAATCCCAACGACCTGGTCAATGGCGTGGCCGGCGTCGGCGTGGTCCAGGGCATGCGCGGACCGGGCTTCCAGTGCCCCCATTGCTATCAGATATTCGAGATGAAGCAGATCCTCAAGGCGCACATGCAGAGCGTCCATGGAGCGCCGGGTCCGGTGTACGAGTGCAGCAATTGCCGCAAGACCTACTTCTACAAGCGCTTTCTGGAGAAGCACATACGGCGCGGTCGGTGTGTGAAGAAGCGTCGCAACCAGAC CCGACCTATGCAGTGCTCGGACTGTCACGTCCTCTTCCCCACGGGCCACCATTTGGGTTGGCACAAGCGCACCGGTTGTCCCTCGAAGGCGGCCAAAAT GCCCCTGCAGCAGCTTTTCAAGCAGAACATTGTGCAGTTCAACAACTTCCCCAAGCGCATTGCCGCCGGCGGAGGAGCACGCAAGCCCACGGCTCCCGATCTGCACATCAACAATCGCAA ACTGGGCCTGGCCAACAAGCGAAAGGGACGCACTCGCATCAAGCTGGATGCCAAGAAGATTGCCCTGGCCAAGCAGTTGATACTGCGCGAGGCCACCACCACGGTGATTGCCAACGAGCTGAACATCTCGCGCACCTTCGCCTGGCGCCTGCGCAAGAGTCTGGTTAATGGTGTCAGTCTCCATGAGCGTGTGGTGGATCCCtcgcaggaggagcagcacctgcagcagcagctgcagcaacagcagcagcataaTCATCAGCAGTTGCacttgcagcagcaacagcaggaggagcagcagcaggcggcagctgctgcagcagcggaACGCGAACGGGAGCATCACCACTTGAGCCTTCCCTACAACCACCTGGGCTTGGGTCTCATCAAGGAGGAGCGACAGGACAGCGAGGatgaggaggagcagcagcagcagctccaccaTTCGCACCATCAACTGGGCCTGGTGGACGAGTGTGGAGCGGAGGAGATCGGAGCCGAGGAGACGGCCGGCTATATGGGCGATGAGGATGCCGTTTGCGGATTGCTCCACAATGGCTACGATCCCGATCCTGACTCCGAACCCATTGAGCACGATCCCTTTGAGGGCACCGACAACAACGACCATCATTCCAATGGCAGACGGCCCAGCTCTGTTTCGCCGGCACCGCCACCACTGGCGCCGCCATCGATGGGCAGCTCCGGTGGGGTTGGGGTCCCGGTGCCGGTGCAGGTCCATGCTGCTGCCGCGCGGACCGACGTGGAGGTCTATAAGCGGCTGCTGGCCGAGTCGCAACACTTCCCCCACATCGTCAACGCCCAGCAGTTgcagatgcagcagcagcaccgcGAGCGAGAGCGGGAGCAGCGAGACCGCGAGctggagcaactgcagcagcagaaggTCCACAACGGCGGAATGCCGATGCTCACACGCTATCCGCCCGCCGTCAT GCACGCCCTGCCCGTCAACCTGTCCCTGCGCTCCATGCCCCACATGAACAGCAACGAGAG CAATGGGAgctccagcagcaacaccgCTGCCCCACTACCCGTTCCCGGCTCATCCGGAGCCACCCCGACTGCCACTCCAACTGGCAAGAAGCCCCGCAAGCCGAACGTCTTCATCGATGACGAGAAATACGCCATGGCCAAGCTGCTGGTGGCCCAGAACTCCTCCACCATGGAGATAGCCAGGGCCCTCAATGTCTCTCAGATGACGGCCTGGAAGGTGCGCGATGCCATTCTCAAGGGAGTGCCGCTGTCGTACCGCAACAAGCGTTCGGATGGCCGGCATTCCGAGGAGTTAAGCGCCaaggagcaacagcagcagcagcagcagcaacatcagcaacaacaggagcagcagcaacgccaGCAGCAAGAGATgcagcgacagcagcaacagcaaatgGAGCAAATGGAGCTAATCAAACAGCAACGCCAGCAACAGGAGTTGCTACttcaacaacagcagcagcagcaacagcagcatcagcagcagcagcaacaaatgcGTCATCACACACCAGCGGAAACATCACActatcagcagcagcagtcgccgCCGAAGATGCTGCATCCTCGCCGCCGCCTGAAGGCCGCGGAACGCGAGCTGCGCGACAAGGAGATCACACGCGAAATACTCGAGCTGATCAAGGAGGACAGCAACATTCAGTACTGGAAGGTGTCGGCTCGCCTGGCCGAGAAGGGCATCAATATATCGCCCTCGTCCGTCTGCCAGAAGCTCAAGTCGATGGGCATCCACCGGCGCTGGAAGCCCGGCGACAAGCCGCCCATGCTGGCCATCAGCCAGCTCAAGGCGGCCACtgtggcggcggcagcagcagcggcagctggCCTGGCCGGCGTCGGCGGCGTTGTGCCGGGCAGCGCCGCACTGGCCGGCAGCAGTTTTGGCCTGGCCGACGACGGCtacgagcagcagcagttcgACATGGGCGGGCCACACTTTCTCAGTGCCTTCACGCGCTAG